In Motacilla alba alba isolate MOTALB_02 chromosome 2, Motacilla_alba_V1.0_pri, whole genome shotgun sequence, the DNA window ACCACATCTAGAATACCATATGCAGCTTTGGGTCCCTCAgctcaagaaaagaaaaatattgatagAGTTTGGCACAGCATCACCAAAATGGTGAGGAGCTGAAGTGTTTACCCTGTGAAGAGAGACTGAAGGAACTGGGTTTGTTGAGCctggaaaatagaaaactttGGTGACCtagaaggacttgggggtgctggtgggtgagaggtTGGACATGGGCCAGCAATGGGCACTTGCAGAAGTGTTATTTTGGCACAGAGTTTTATTCAAGTTTCAGACAGCTTGAAGAACTGCAGTCTGATGAACACTAAAATAGCAGAGAGCTACTTTGCTTGCTTATGTAACACTTAATATGAATAATTAAACTAATCTGCAGGTTCCTGGAGTGTACAAACAAAAGAGGAGCCATTACTGAGGTAAATATGAGCAACGTACAAATAAGaggtataaataaaatatttatagtaaATGGATGGGAAAACATGAAGAGAGCAAGATTTATCAGtctattttacatttctgactGCTGATTTCCCCATTgtttttttaagccttttttttttcttctctttttgaactaaagagaagaaaattcctTATCAGGAAGAGACCAGCACAGGTAGAAGTTGTCCTGAACAAGTCAAGTCTGCTTTGTCTAAATCTAACCTCTCAAAGTAGAATTCACATTACAGTCAAAGCCACAGGGTAACTTACATAACATTAACAGATACACAAATGTGACATTTCCATACTGTAACAGTTAAATCTATAACTCCTGACACTAAGGAAATATCTCTAAGTAGCAAATATGAAATCAGTGTTATTCTTATGCTGCTACCTTCAGTAGCAAAGAAGTTAAATGATCTTTAACTTGTATTCCAGTTTGTATCTCTACAACTCTACAGATACTGGAGAAAGTCATAAATCATTCATCAAAAACTGAAGTTGTACCACTGCCATATGGCCAGCTGGGTAGCACcttaaaaatatgaaactgAAATAGTTAgtaggaaaacagaatttaagtCTCCTTCTTTAACTTTCCTTCTATTGCGAATgcataaaaatctgttttggaTGTTTCCCTGCAGTGTGGAGCATAAATAGTAACTTATAATATACAGAAGTAGAAAGCACATGACAAAAGCACTTTATTTGACCCTATCCCACCACAAATATCCTTACTTCCTGTGCTCAGCTTAATCCATAACAATCTTCAATCATCTTAGCTGTATAATCCAATACTTATTCTCCACATTTGTGTGAGTTTATGTACGGAGAAGGTTAGGATGAAAGCGTTTATTAACAGCCGCTCAACTGATATTTACAGGGGATTATGGTTCTTCACTCTCCCAGAAGTGCTAAccttacaattttttttctattatttcttcagtttaaaagtTCAGTAACAAAATTCCCAACATTAGGAAAACaccatatttttaaagactCAGAATCTCTTCCTCAGCAGCCAGAACCTGTAAGCTGTGTCTGAGCCTCCCACTATGTCACAGTGATCAAATAggcaataaaacattttgagtGTCTAATGTGGCAACCTGCTACTAAAATATGATAAAGGAACAGGGTCTTAGACCAGCCCtgtatatataaattaaaacatactacatataaattaaaatgtataaatttaaaacatactACAAAGCAGAAGCTGTACAAAACAGGGCAGCCTCTGTGGCTTCCTCACCTGCAGAGATAACCAGGTCTGGGGAAGACTTCCCCCTAGGCAATTAAAACACTACTAACACTCTCCCAGGAGTTTcttaagaaagagaaaggagctTATACTCTGGGAGGTGTTTTCTGTGATGGCACAGAAGCAGTCTTAAACACTATATTCAGTGTGGAAAGTTCAAACCTACAGTTTTGTACACATTTATTCTTATCTCTGAAAACAGATGCAGAGAATTCCACACCATGGGAGAAGAGGACCGTAATCTTTAGGACTTACTGAAGCCCATGAAAGAGTACTACAAGTACTTCACTGAACTTGTATTTCCAGCAACAACTTTCCTGATACGTggtgaaaaaaaagcaaagatttcATCATGGACCTTAATACAGAAACAATTTGGACACTAGGCAATAAATATTCTCACTCTTAGGAAAGCCATTGTGTATTTGAAAAGATACATCTGAGATGTAAATCTTTAAGCAGTGGCCTGAACTGCTAGACAAGAAAATTTGAAACAACATAAGAGAATATAACATAAAAAGGTATGAATGTTCAGATTAACATAGTTACATGAGCATGCTACAGCATTCTGGAATATTATGGTGCACTTAAGCACATTTCTCAAACTATTTACAACAATTTGAATAGTTTGTGTCCTAACTAAACTATAAAGACTAAACCCGTATTTCTACTTGCTAGGAGTTATTATAGAAGTTGGATGCTGCATCCATAAAATGCCTGCCTTTATACACACTGAGTACATAAATGACTAAATCTGTACCACATGATGTTGAATTGAAAAAATTCTGCaattttctcagttttccaCTGCAAGCTAAACTGCCTGCATGTGAAgccaaatgaaaagaaagaaaacactgattGGAGATTTAGTAGAACTTGTCGTGggctctttttatttccttttgtttcagcAGTAAAACATTTCCTCAGTTGATCTGATTATTAACCCCATTTGGGCTTCAGAGTCTGTTACAAGTAACTGGATCACTCAGCAGGCTGCAAGCACTGGTAAGTGTCACTACCTTGATGCAGACTAATATTCAAAGATACCATGACACGCATACCATGGCAGCCCAAATCAGCCttcatttttaccttttcttcttctttcctacAGAGGTGTTCATTTTTTAGGTTACACTCTTTCTTCAATGCCTTTGAGAATTTTATTTAAGGTGCCCCCTGTACCACAGTGACTGTGCCCTCTGTGTGCCTCTGTGTGTATGAATACAGGGAGTGAGATAGGGAAGGAAAGTACACACTGGTAGGCAGAATGTTCAATCCAAGACACCTTCAACAATCCCAGAATACAAAGAAATTTATTTAGGTGCCTTTTCTAAGACTGTTTCAGGTTTATCTTATTCATCATGTTAAGACTTTCCTCACGATTCCTCaacctttatttctttttttatttgtctgatTTCACAGTTGACCCAGCTAGCAGTAGGAGGTTGGACTAGAGATCTCTTGAAGTTCATTCTTTATTTAACCCTGTGACTCTGACAGGAATGGCATCTTTATCACCTGCTGGTCACCCACCTCACCTACAAATTTTGAAACCTGTTTAAGTTGTCAGAATCCATACCTGAGAGGTTAAACTTTTCAAcctaaaagataaaaaaactCTCCAGCAGTGATGTGTCTTCAGTTTGGGGTCTACAAAAACCAAGCCTTTGATTTCCTTTCTCACATCAGCATCACTGCTTAAGTCTTGCAACACCATGATGAAGaaatttcactttatttccTTGGGGCATTTGCCATAGGCTGGTCTCAAGGTGAAAAATCTTGATATCTATGACTGTTCTGCTTGCATCACATCTATCACAGTTTGGCCTTGCTCCAGAATATTCAAAACAAATAACATGTTCCAGCTAATGGTTCTAGCTAACAATGCCATGTGTAACTaacttcttttaatttaaataccCAGCACACCAACATTGTGTGTGTCACCTGCAGAGAGGTTTAGAATCATAATCTTTCCTGCCATGTGCAGAACAAGTAGTTCTTCCACCATCAGCATCATTTCCATGCTGAAGCTCAAACTGCAACCTGTTACAGTTCTTCCACGAGGCACCTCTGAAAAACCCTTGGTACCACACCAGGAAAACAGTTTCACAGTCTGCTGAGGGACTGATTGCTCCTAAGCTGAGAATTTCCCTGGAGTCTCTCTATAGAGACTAGAACTGATGTActattgctgcttttcagccttGGCTGGCAGAACAGAGACAGAATTTGGCCCGCAGCTCATAAAGATTTTTCTGGCATGGGCTACACTTACCTCCTGGACAATGCCTCATGGCCATTTTACACCGTCTGGATTCTGCAATGGTTGGACATGGTATCGTGTCTTTTGCTGGCTTCTTCACAATTTGCCTTGTTCTCGTTTCCAGGCCCCACTTAAATCCACATGTTTTGTTATTTCTGCTGCAAGTTCCCCACTCACTCCATTGACCCACTTCACAGCCCTCTGATAAAGCAAAGGAAACACGAGTGAGCAATTCTtctgggtttttattttcttttttcctttttttttaagactacAACATGCATTGTTAGAAAGCAACACTTGACAGTTTTACCATTAGCAGGTAAAAAgctagaaacaaaattaaaatctcttaCAGAATCTGAATCTTTTTAGCCAGTATCAACCCACCCCCAAAAAAGTCAGAATATTGAACTTTATGTTTGATATGTTATGACAGTTCCAAATATTCAAAAACTCTCCTAGAACAATGAGATTGACTATTTTTTCTATCTCACATATAGATCCTACTTGGTTGTCACCTGGGTTTGAAAACTTCAGAAGTTCACATTTCCAAGTCCTCTCCATCATGAAAGGCAAGAAATACTCTTGAAAGAAAGAGTTTGTTCCGACACAAGTCCTGAAATCTTATGAATTCTGAGTTGCAAATCTTCATAAAGGCGATTTTACAGTTAAGAGGACAGAACTTTCTGATGCACAAGAGAGTGGCATTCCCAGTGAAGCGGATTTTAAAGTTTGGAAAAATTTACTAGTATTACCAGTAAAGAAATCAATAATAATTCGTTACTGAATATTTCCTGCTAAGAAATACTAAGCATCATCATAAAGTAGTGCCATATTTGAATATGGCCACCTAGCAAAAGAGCTACTTGACTCACCCACACATTCCATAAGCTCTTCCAAGgctgcaaatccagcaggacaTCCTCGAAAGCAGCGGCCTCTGTGCGAGTAAAAGCCAGTTTTGCATTTGGTACAAAAGTCTCTGCTAAAGCAGGAGTCGCAGTTCTCTATTCTGCATCCTAAATCAAAAGGATCATAAGGAACAGTGAGACAGCAAAGTTAGGGTAGGACGGCAAATGAAGGGACTTATAAAGCAATGAAACAGCAAAGCCAGAAATGCTATAATACTGTCATCCTGAAATCCATCTGGTATATAGACAAAATTAGAGGTAACTGTGTTTGCCACATTTTCCTCTATGTTCTTCTAATcctacttttttaaaatcaaactgtAGATAAAACTCCTAGTCTAGTTATATTTGAATTACTGACATCTCTTTGGAGGAAAAATGTTCagtataaattattttcatgtgtaAGTAATTTCGATGAAACTGAGATGcaacaaattattttgggaAGTATGCATGTATTGCATGTATTGTCTTCAGTTTATAAGTTATCACTGAAAGCaggatactttttttttctatgaattGACCCTATGAATAGCTGAGTGGATGCTTTCATGTAGTGTATCTGATGTCCATGTCTACACATATGCATGTGCAAGAAGCCTCAATTTTGCTGGATTTATCTCCTCTCTATTATTGAAACACTTAATCCACAAAAAATAACCATTCTTAAATTATTAGGAGACATACACCATAATGaatagattaaaaattaaaaataaaaaaacaagcaaaccaaaccaaacaactatTATCTTTATGAAATATTgtatttctcagaaaatttaAGAGGAATATGACCTGCAATAGATGACAGACTCAGGAGTAGGCTTTTCAGAAATATCCTATTCCATATTAAAACATGTGAACTTGGAAATGAGCTAGTTATTAATGATCATATGTATACCATAACATACCTACAAaaaatatcagggaaaaaatattccaaagaTTAAAAAGGATAAGCCATTATATTTGGAACAGTAATGAtcattttataattaatttcttaaaaatctaATCCTTCAGctaacaaaattaaataagcTACAATAGCTGTATCCTCTCTTCAGCTATCTGAAGCCACAGCAAGaagcattttttattcattttatgaAACAATATAGTAATCATTTTGGTAATTCTGTCACTCAtttattcttcattcttttataatggaaaaaaaaagcgCAAACCATAAGGTCACTATTCTGAAATAGCAATTAGTAAATATCTCAAATCAACACTTCAAATTTAGCCGATATTTatgaaatagattttaatatttattcttgAACTTCAGCAGGCCAAAACAGGGCATCCCACAATATTTAAacagtgtgtgtgagtgtggtTGTGTAAAATTCTTTGTTAGCAATTAGGGAAATATGAGGCTTTTTAGATCAGATTTCTTGTGGCTTTGGGCAAAAAATTAGGCAGattgaatgaaaagaaaaatgtatatttCTAGTGGTGTTGAGCTTTGCTTGGTTAAAAGGAATGTGAGCATTAGTTTGAAGCTTTGCCCTCATAAAGATAACCTCTGCTGGCTTTATTTAGACACAACCACACATAACCTGAATGTACCAACTCCTGTGTCCAGCATTCTCCAAAGGGACTTTTAAAACTCGTGTTTATATAAGCAGCACAAGTTGGACTTCCTGTCCACACTTAGGGTCACAGGAAATTCCTtagaataataatttctttttcacaaggGTTGAACCAGTCTCTAAAGAACAAGATCCTGGTCAATGTCTACACAGTGATCCTGCAAAATCACTTTCCTAGATTAATGAATTGCAAGGCAAAACCAACTAGGTGATGTGCTCTGGAGATGTACCACAATACTTAATTGCTAATCTGGTTTGTTACACTCAAGGTGTACTGcaagtattttattaaatgcCATGCTTGAGTCAAACACCatgtgtatttaaatatttagaaaaaacatTTGCCTCTTGCCCATCCACCTGAGAcacttgaaaagaaataaagatttttacaAATCATGCAGTCCTAAAACAAAGATGCAGACCAGaacattgaaagaaaaatcagcatcTTGCAACCCTCCTTCACATCCAAGTGACACAACAatttttaaacaacattttaacTACTGCTTTCAAAACACATGTTGGGAGTAACATGCTAAAAGCTCTTCTGTGTGTGTGGAAGGGGGACTAAAGGAAAAACTTTCAACAGAAGCTACCCTTTGATACGATACAGATGCGCTTGGTGGTGGAAGTCTCACTTTACACTGGATTCTCTCCATAAAACTATCATTCattaaatgaatgaataaatccTCTTTCAGTTTTGATCATACTTCAGAACTCCcatcttttttgtattttctgctttaccAGCAATGCCAGTTTCTTTTTGTGTCACATGAGAGTCCTTGAAATATCCGTCTTTTAGAAGCTTTAGTAGGTGAAGGTTGGGAGGAGTGAAGGCTGGATGAAGGTTGGGTGGAGATTTCCCCCAAGACAGTTCAgacagtttattttcattttttttcctatgaaaataAGCCACTTCAAACATGAAGACCTATTATTTCATCTGCATCAGATGCAAATTaggagaaaatactgaaagagTATTAAGAATACagtaaaaattctgaaataaagatattaattCATCAGAGTGCTATTCATCATAATGCTTAGAGCTACTGAGTGCTAATCATAATGATAATCTAACAGCAGCTGAAGACAAACTAGGAGTGACAACAACCTGACTCTTCTACAATTTCACCAATGCCCACTGTTCCCATCACCATGACACTCACTCCTTTCAACTCCTGCTCCCATTCCTCAGCTGCTCACTAGAGCAGCTTTAGTGCTACAGATCCAACTTCATACTGCCATCCTGAAGTGTCCACTGGCACTCTGCACCAATCTGTCATTGACCAGCAACACCTTCAGCGCTATTTTTTTGGTAATTGAATCCCCTGACTGCTACAAGTGCAATTGCAACTGTCTCAAAGGATCTTATGCTCTACTATACTACTTAAGTATAGTTCAAGCAACAGCATATTCATGAAGTTTTGCTATTTTGTAACACTGTTTATAAAAATCATTACCTTTCTTAATGCATTGAATTAACTACATGTGTTTAATAAATGCTAAATTTGTTTAAAcatttctcttcttgtttttaCTGAAGGTGAATGGAAGGGGAAATTACAATGTTGGGCCCACCtaggagaaagagggagaacCTAAACAAATAAGTAGTCAACCAAAGCTGAAGTGAGCTGTAATTTCTAATCTCTGAGTGGTTTCTCCTCCTAAAATTATAAAGGTTACTATGGCCATGGACTAAGTTGAAAGGTTCAAGACAGGCTTGATCCATTAATCAGTGTAACCACCAAACTGACAGGTTTCATCTTACTCTTTAAAttcagttctggttttttttttttttctcatgagaTTATGTCTTGTTGGAGCACTTCAGTTCAAAGtcataaattattaaaaaatttttggaaaattaaCGAAGTGTAGTTCATCTCTCGGGCATTCTTCTACAGAAGAGATTCAACACTTTCCAAGTTCATGTCCAAAAGGACTGCATTCTCATACTGCAGTGTTCAAGATGGAAATCATAGCCAGCAGGAAACTACATTGATTTTGAGAGACAAGCAGTCTCAAATTTTGTGATTCACTGCTACTAGAAAACTAGTCTAGAACCACTTAGCAAAGTCTAGGAACTTAACTTAcatgtagaaaagaaaaattgtcttGTAATCCaaaatttccataattttaGAGCTGCTCCACTTGCCTGGAGTATTTATTGTGTTACATTTGGCACAATGTTTGGCTTTTAAaatcaagaaaacattttccataaaaaatattttctatagcTTCTCTAACAAAAATGGGAAAGTTTTCcagtaaaaatgtttaaaagctTTTGTGCCTATGAAGACACTATTagagcagaaattatttcagcttaTGTAATTCAAGCCCTGTAACTCCCATAAGGATTTTAACATAgccaaaatttttattatttttagctgAGATAATACTATCTGAGCAATGGAATCTGTAAGCATACCTAAGAAGAGCAAGTAGGAAGAaacctatttaatttttaagaatgtTTATTTCAACTCAACTTCAATCAACAAAATGTCTGTATGTCCACAATGCTTCATATGTGCAAACCATGATCaccaaaccaagaaaacaaaagagaagtgATGCGTAAATAGTCAGCAGTTACACtaacataaaaatatacaataCAAAAATCGTCAGAGGGGAACCAGGACTGGTCCATAAATGCAAGTGCATCATTATTCTCACAGGGGGAGACTGTGAAAGGCATGTGGATGAGATAAACATCAAGTGCTCAACACATACCAGTATGGGTTAGACAGAACTTGCATTTATGCTTTTCAAAATCAGTCCTGTAATTCAGGGGAAAAGGCGACTTTCCATACGTggtaaaaccaaaaaaaaaaaaaaattactttgaattcACCCTCAACTTCCTGCAAttaacttttctattttttacttttcaaggAACTAAAGAATACTGCCAGTACAGACTACTTTGCCTTTCTCACAAGCACAGTACAGGCTAATAGAAATAAATCAATCTATTTCCTAAACCTACAAGTATATTCAAAACCATTTTTGTATGGGGAAGTATTTACAGCCAAGTTTTGAAAGATTTCTAGTACAGAAGTCGAATTCACAAATGTGTAAGGAAAATTAAGGCCAAGATGCTAAACTATTTTACAGATTGGATGTATAAACCATATAATGTCTCATCTAATTTTTTATCAAAACTTAACCACCTGGTACAGATTAGGCAGCACTCTGCAATATTACACAGCAGTTGGGAATACTATATCCATGGAGCCCACGCAGGGAATGGGGAGAAAGAGGTGGGATAGCTTGGGACAGGTCCAAGCATGGCCATAAGTGGTCCTCATCCAGCCAGACTGCCACTGAGTGACCTCATGTGAGCCTCAAGATGATGTGTGATGTGAAAACCAGCACACACTTTCTCACAACTCTGTGCTCCCAATGACATGGCACAGCACGGGGGGAAAGGTGCCACACATTTAACAGACACTTGattattacaagaaaaaaagaaaagctatttctCACTTCAGGTTCTTATGTCAGGTGACCTGATTCTGGTTAGACTATGACAAAAACATTCTCCCCCTAAACAGGAGTAAGAGGTAATAGCAGTGATTAATAATCCATATGGGTAATGCTCCACATATGAGCATATGGAAAAATCCATACAAATGAGCACAACTGCCAGACAGAGGTGAAATAATGTGAGATACCAGAGCACTCATGGATTTTAACAGTTGTGCTTCTAGGCACAAACATGCAAACAGGGAATCTTGTTGCACATTAGCAGGTTGTAAATctccaaataaaatgtttcactAAAAGTgaaaagttgtttgtttgtttttaatagtaCATCTGTTTTATTAAATTAGCAACACTTACATATTAAAGCATGCCTGGTGTGAGGTGTCTGGTCACCTGAAATttgtgtgggaaaaaaaatatggcaaaaaGCCCACCCATATAAAAGTGGTTATTCTGAACTGTACCTACATGTTAAATTTATTCTGAATCAGTTGTATTTTCATATAGTGGGAATTTGTTTCTTAAAACCAGGAGTATCTGCACGAATCATATATTTTTCCCTAAATTACCCCTCTAATTGAACTAAcaataatagcaataaaaaatagGTCAATTCATCAACTAGTTAATCTGCTGAATGTTGTAAATCGCAGAATTAGCTGGGACCTTCTTTAGCAAAGACGTTTTAAAATGATCTTGAGACATCTGTGAAAACACAACTGTGTTTGACAACATGTCATCTTAAAACCTACCACGAATTATGGCCTTCTGACAAAAGTGAGTGTAAGCGTTCAAGAAATAACTCACTTGAGCATCTGTTCATGTCTGGCGTTCTCAGTCCGTAGTAGCCCGACGGGCAGGAGTGCAGGCATTCCCCGTACTGTCGCATCCCTTCTCTTCGCAGGAAGAAGAATAGCTTGTGCTGGCATCTGATGCACCCATTATCCTTTGAACAAGATAAGCAACCTTTGCAAATTGGATTTGGTCCATAGTTAGCTGCAAAATGAGACAAATTACAATTTAAGGTCATTTAGAAAGTATTTTGGCTGGAAGTCCTCTATCCTCCAAAGTGTTACTCATCTTTTGCATGACTACAAAAAGTTTCGAAAGGAGGGTTCTGAGAGTGCACTCACTTTCAGACATCTGCAGGGGCactgaataaaaagaaacacaatCTCTAGATTTTTTAATTGTATGTAGAGCCATTTAATGATTTtacacacatttaaaatacaggcaCAGGCAAGCAGAGACCAAGCTTTATAAAGCTCACAGTATAAAGtcagataaaaatgaaatgctgcatTCTATGAAGCTGGGGACATAAGcacacaacagcaacaaaatataAGAACTTCAGCACCCTGATAATATGCACATGGAATGATATGCCCATGGAAATTGAGCAACATCACTAATGCAATTTCTGATTTGTGAAGCAAGCAATATTCAGAGTACAGaagcctctgcagagcaggtACAGCACTAGTGTGTGCTGCCCCCTGGCTCTCAGGGTCCTAGAACAGCTGTCTTCTTACAGACTCTTCTTGACCTGAGTATCAAGacaaatttttcaaaaaaagagaagcagttTTAAGAGCCTTCTTCTCTGGGCTGAAAACCATATGCCATTACTAAAGGAGCACAATTAGTGCAGGTTACCATTTTAGGTCACCAGCTGCTGTGCATTCAAGTCTATGTTCTGATTTTGttggattattttctttttttcttttaaattgcttGGCTGATAACTGCAACACAAACTTCAGCCACAACACTCTTTGTTCTTACGAGCTTTTATTGTCCTGCCTTTCTGCAGAGTTGCAGAACACTCTTTGTCCCCATGGGCTGTCAAGTCCTTCTCAGGTGCTGGGTCAGCACAGTAGGTCAGCAGAGGGAGGATGACTAAAGACATTCCTGAAACCAGCACAACTTCACagttctgttttaaatattaaattggCTACAGGACTTCACAGAATTTTGCCAGTTCAAACCTGTTTTaccaaaagcaaaagaaaaatatgcaacAAAGGGAAGCGTCTTTAGGGTCTCAAGAGGTTTTTAATAGAGGCCACCCAGGGAGCAGTTCACCAAGAAGGCCAATGTTTAattgttatatttttaaatatttaaaattattcacacCCTTATGTAGTGATCTGGTACTTATACCTCGTATGGCTGGACAATTGAGGTTGTTCAACTGATGACTTCACCGGCAGAGTcatgaaaaaaacaaggaaaacccaccaccctCTGGAACCAGTAGCTGATAAGCTTTATTCTCACCTTCACACATCTGCACACCACATTCCAattctctctctgctcccatCCCCCACACAGGACTCACTAAATTCAGCATGACACCATTCAGCTCCGGTCTTGTACAAATAATCCTAGTGGGTGGCAGGCAGGACAAGAAGTGAAGCAATCTGGTGTGAAACAGCTCTGTCAGTGGGACACTTTCTGAGTGTTGGAATCCCCTGGTACCAGTCTCACTAGGTGAGATCCTCTTGAAGGGAAAAGAATCCTTACTCTTTATGGGATATGTATCATTCTTCAGCACTCTGTTAACCATTTTGTAATGAGAAACCCTAACAGACCAACTGCCTTACACTCCTAAAACAGTTCCCACCTCCTGTTGCCTAAAGGACTTGAGATATAACTTTT includes these proteins:
- the RSPO2 gene encoding R-spondin-2 gives rise to the protein MQFRLFSFALIILNCMDYGHCQPGRWRRSKRANYGPNPICKGCLSCSKDNGCIRCQHKLFFFLRREGMRQYGECLHSCPSGYYGLRTPDMNRCSRCRIENCDSCFSRDFCTKCKTGFYSHRGRCFRGCPAGFAALEELMECVEGCEVGQWSEWGTCSRNNKTCGFKWGLETRTRQIVKKPAKDTIPCPTIAESRRCKMAMRHCPGGRRPAKTKDKKKKKKNLMERAQKQHSIFLATDKTSQ